A stretch of DNA from Arachis hypogaea cultivar Tifrunner chromosome 19, arahy.Tifrunner.gnm2.J5K5, whole genome shotgun sequence:
TTCAAGTGGATAATAGTTGTAAAAGAAAAAACATGATTTTACATCCAAGCATGGCAAATCCTACATCCTATATTCCTATCAGGCAAATGAACAAGTTTCAACCTGAAATATTAACATAAACTATCTACAAATAACTAGAATTCACAAAACCTAAATTTAATTACATATAATCCTAACATCCTAACAGGGAGCTTGTCTGATCAGAAGCAACTACCAACTACCCATACATGGTGAAGATGCCAGTTCCATTGGACTTCCATGTTCCATTTTGCGATAAATACCACCATAAAAGAAATCAGTTTGTCTAAACTAGTGTTACAGATCGAAAAATCTCTTCCAGTCGCCATctgaagattaacaagaaaaaaaGTTCATATAGTAAATATAAAGCACTAATAAGATTCGTAGTGGTGGTCCAAAcaagcaaaaggaaaaagaaaaggaatgtaGAAAGCCAGatcatttatttaaatttatctgCCAAAATGGGTCAAACATAATTGAGAATTGGATGAGTGAGTAGGTCATGCCATTTAATTGATTCAGCAACCAACACTGCTTTTGCAAAAAAATAACGGGCAATACTTTCTagtaaatttaaaataagataaaataacaagTACCATAATAATGTTGAAGCACATCAGATATTAATATACCGGCAATACCTTCAATGCACTCGAGTTAAGATGTATAAATGATATAAACTGAAAGGTACATAACAAATAATAAGGTTTTAAGTTGCACTATGAAATTTACACCATTTGATTGCATGGTGCATCAAACACCAAGTTAAAATAacatagaaattaaaataacataaaaaataagtaattagtGGATATATGCATTATAGAAGAATAGTGACCAAGTTTTGTTTTCTGGCATAAACTGAAGATCTTACCAGAAAACTAAAAATCAGAGGCCTTTAATTTTCTGGGTCTTTTAGACTGGGCTGGCGATGATGGTGCTTCTGAAAGCCTTCCAGGTGCCTAAACTTACAAAATTTCCGAGATCAATAGAAATGTACGATGAAATTGCCCAAaaataagtaagaaaaagcagcagagGGAAGAATAATTGAACGAAACTAATATATAGTCACGCACCTTGCGCTTTTGGTCCCTTTTGCCAGTCCTCTCCACTGAAACATGCACGTTTTAATAGAAGGTAGATAAAATTCCAAGCAATAGATAAATCAGGTTGCAGGTGCATAGTTCATTACCTCCGAAACTTGAGTCAGGAACAAATGTTCTATCCTGCTCACCATTATGAAAATGCTATCAGTCGTTTCAGAATCACAAACTTACGAAAAAAGAATAGCATGCTTGGAGAATAAAAACATTGATAAGTAGTCACAAAGACCAAATGAAACTAGATCCTACCTTTGGTGTTCCTGGTGTTTCAGTGAAGGACCCTTCACGAAAAGGTAAACCTTCAGCCTCCTTATATTGCAGCTGaaacaaatatcattaattcataacaagtaattcaaaagtaagcataaaataaattaatgcaTTCCATATAGAAAATTTACTTTCGACAGAATACTATATACCTGCTTTTGAAGATTCAACAAAGTTAGTATTTCTTTCCTTAGTTCAAGATGTTCAGCACAAACGGCTTTTGTTGGAACCCTTGGTTTCAAATTGACCTTCAGCCAAAGTGAAAACAAATTAGAGGAAATAAAGGCATCACAAAGAATGAGCATTTTTGTTACATATATGATTGGGCTTTGTAAGAGTTTAGGTAATCTACAGCCCTGCTGTTGAAAACAGTCACGAATTTAATAATTGTAAATCATTCTCTCTCCTGAGTAAAGAATACAAGTGTTTCTTACATTGTCAAAAATAACAGCAACTACTACACGCCAGCActgaagattaaaaaaaaagggaatataTCAACAGGATTAAAGTCCAGGGTGTATGGACAAACCCCAAGGTCTTGCAAAGTTTGTTCAACCCGTTTGATAGTTCGCAATCCAGCAGTTGAGCTTGCAGCTTGCAACATTTGCTCAAGTGCATAGGTCCTCAGATATACACGAAGCTGAAATATTCTTACTATTAGATTACACACAAACATTATTTGAATCACTGGATCAATACTAGGACAAATTTCATAAACCTGAGTAAAAGAATCCTGTATATTCTACCATTTTTCAGGGGTCCAAGGAGAGGAAAGGGAAAACAGAGCTGGTTTAAGTAGACAACAGTGAAGAGAAAGAGACAGATGATATGCGAATGgaaactttttttttaacttacAATGCGAAGAGAAGCCAGAGTTGATGCATTCTCGGTTGACAATGGAGGCGGCACAGGTATCAGTGGATGTTGCGCATTCGATGGAGGTGGAGACACAGTTTCACCCGGGATAGTCCTCTCAGTAACTTCTACACCAGCATTTGGAGCAACAGCCATCTCAGATTCTTGAGAAACCTAAATAGATGAAGAATGAGACGCTTGATATCATTAATTAAAGGCACAGATGCATGTACAGCATGCGAGTGACACTTGGAAATTTCAATGAATTTAGTAGCCTCAATGGCTCAATTACATAATAACAAACACAGAACAGCTAAACCATCAGCCATCGCTCGCGATAATTTATTGTTGGTATAAATGATACAAATTACATTTGTTTCCAGCTCTAACTTGGTTCGCAGATCCCCAAAAAGAACCAGTCACCATAGATATTTGTTTGATACATAAATATGCCAATTAAAATATTACCAATTATTTGAAGTTCATGGTCAGGATTTCAGAAACAATTAATCACAAGACCATAATGATTGGAACATACGATTAATTCTTGATAGCAAGTTCTGGTATCGTCTTATAATTACAGATGTCACAGAcaaccaattttaaaaatttacctTAGCAGGTATGCGTGACTGAGCTATTCTTTTTGCTTCAGCAAGAACCTGCATAAAATAATAGCAACAGATAGACAGATAACTAAATTAACTTCATTAGCCATGAAGCAATAACCGTAGGAAATCAATAATATAAAACCTCTTCATCTCTTTGCTCTTGTTGCCTTGTTTGAGAGAGGACCAGGGACATTGCTCGTTTCCTCTCCACATCACGTGAAATATTATATGGTTCCTACATTGAGGAACAAGAATAAGAATACTCATTACATAATGCATCTAAAACCTCATTCTCTTTATAAACAGCCAAATTGGAATGTTAAAGCTGTGTTTAAAAAGCAGATCTGAAATGGCCAGTAGGACCGGATTAGCCAGGACTATTCCATTAGTAGGCCAAACAGCCCAAACCTCCAAACTGGTAGTTCACAAATCAGTATAGAATCATTATCCATGAACTGATGTATTAGTATTTTGAAGTCAAATATCTCAGCAGAACTTATAAAGGGAACTATATACTTCCAATATGCCTAGATCCAAATCACAACTCACAACAATAGTCACCAATATAAGAGACCAAAAGAATAGTAACTGCACAAGTTTTATAATCCAAcactaaaacaaaacaaaatagacATAGAcatgtgaaaaagaaaaggagaaaaacaATAGATAGTGAAACatgacaaaagaaagaaaagtatagaagtcaaaacaaaatgaaatacTCTGGAATAGTATTGAATTGTGAGAATCACATCACAATTTAGAGAAATTATGATTCAAAGCATACATGATACAAGTAAAGTAGTAAACATATACTATTGATAAATATCATGCTATAAAGGTAAAAGTGTTAAGATAtgttagttaatatttttattaattacaataataCAAACATTCAATAAAAATTACAGTGCATATGGAATAGGAGGCATGGTGGTAcattttatttcatgttctttaaaAGAGAATGTCTTTACTGCAACACTGCTAAATTATTCATAAGTTTTGCCATACCTTAAGAAGAGGATGTGCTGCAATATCCACAGAAGATGGATTCCTAGCAATTAATAAAGCCCGTGATACTACAAAGCCAGGCGAAATAACATaccaaaatcaaatttaaatgttTCATTTAATCGCTTTATGTTATAATCTACTAATCTCTATACTAAACAACCAAAACTCCAGTGTGTGAACCAAAAAGAAGATAAATTATCAGAAAGCAACAGATAATATTAGTTAAGTGAATATACATACCACTATAATATCGATCCTTCAATTCTTCTAGAGTCCGAGATGATGGGAACCTATCAGCTATGACAATGAATCGGAGATCAAATTGTTCGCACAAGTCAAACAGCTGATCTGTCTCTTCCTTGGTCCACCTCTACAAAGATATAATATGATGGAGGAGAGCAACACATTAACACCTCTTAACAGATATAGATATAAAGATAGTTGTAGAATGTCCACATGTTTCAACTTTCAAAACCACAGAATTATAGTGGCAGTTAAAAAATTACCTTCACAAATGAGATTACAATAGTGTAAATGAAACAAATGCAACACAGGTAGACTTTAGACATCGGGGCTAAGGCCCAACTATTTTGATCACGAATTTATATATATCCAATGGTTATTGCAATACAAGTGGTGAGACCACAAGCTCAAAATAATTCTGGAAATGAAATTCTGTTCCTTGAAGCATTAAAAGTGGTCATTGACATATATGCAAACTCATAGACGAAGTTTCTATGTAACTGAACAAAAATGCAATTTTCACATGATACTTACAGGATCTGTCAAATACTTCTCATATTCCTCATCTGTGTATCTTGTAATGTCAACAGACTGCACCACAGTATGTAAAATAAGCTTTAATCATGtaaacacagagagagagagaaggcatCAAGGTAATGCTTGAAGTCCGAACCTATATTTACCTTGTTATACTTGGCAAAAGAATAGTCACCAGTTGGTGGAACACCATTTACAACTCGGACCTGCAATAAGAAACACATAACTATAACTTTCATGCTCAGTCATGTTTATCCAACATTCCACTCTCTCCCTCAGTCAGTTAGAGCAATTGTATTTAGTTAGAATTCAGTTACTGTTCTGTGCTTGTATATACACCACCAGCTAGAGTTTGAATCAATACAACTAATTCATTTTCTTTCCCCCAATTCTTCGATCTCTCTCACCTTCTAACATAGTATCAGAAGACATTCCCTTCTACAACATTCTTTCGCAAACTCCATTCTCTTCTAGAACATTCCTCTTCTCATAAACTCACACAACAAAGTTTGATGAGAGTTTGATTGCTTCCCCGATTTGCGATTGTCTGCAGTGAAAGCAAGAAGCTCCGATCAACGAGTTTAGAGAAGACGTTCTAAATCTTACTACCCCAAGATTCATTGATCCTAAAATGACGGATCCATTTGCACTCTCCATGGCAGATCAACCGGGTTTGATCCTCGTCACTCAGCAACTCACTGAGGAAAACTACCACTCTTGGAGTCGCGCCATGAAGAAAGCCCTAAACCCCAAGAGAAAGATTGGATTTATCAACGGCACAATTCCGAGGCCAGATCCAGCTGCAGATCCTGAGCAATTTGAAAATTGGCAATATGTCAATGATGTAGTGAGCACTTGGATCCTCAATTCGGTTTCAAAGGAAAATTGCAACCTCACTCGTTTATGCAGATTCGGCTGAGGAACTTTGGCATGACCTCAAAGAAAGGTTCGAGCATGGTAACGGACCTAGAATTTTCGAGCTAAAGAGGGAACTCATGAACCTAAAGCAAGGTGCTATGACCGTGTCTCAGTACTTCACCAGGATCAAAATGCTATGGGAAGAGATCAGCTCCTATTGTCCAGTGCCGTGTAACTGCAGTGATGCCCGCTCAATGCAAGACTTTCTTCAATCTGAATACGTACACTGTTTTCTCATGGGTCTTGCTAAATCTTTTGCACAAATTCATGCTCAAATTCTGCTTATGGAATCCCTACCAGCCATCAACAAGGTTCTCTCTCTCGTAGTTCAAGAAGAGAGGCACAGGTCAATTGGCACTAGCTCCTCCTCAAATCAGGTAGCGTTCTTGGTAAGGAATAATCAACCTCAACAACAATTCTATGGACGAGGCAGGGGGCAGCAGAAGGAGGACAGGCCTATGTGCTCCCACTGTGGATTGCTTGGCCACACAGTGGAAAAATGCTACAAGATCCATGGCTTTCCTCCTGGTTATGGCAGAGGACGTGGCACCAAACCATCAGCTCATCATGTTGCAGCCTCAGAGGCAAAGTTCACACTAAACCTGGACCCGAACCAGATACAGCAACTGATTGTATTACTCAGCAATCAGCAGATCCAAGATTTGCCAGCAGCTGATTCCACTGAAATGGCCACACCTGCAGGTATAGTCCTCCTCTCATCACTTTCAAGAAATCAAATGCCTTCAAAATTGTTGGATCCTTGACAATGGAGCGACAATTCACATAGCATGTGACTTGAACCTCTTTTCCAATTTTCATACCTCTACATTTTTCAATAATCCTCCCAAATAATTCTGTTTTCACAGCAAATTATGTAGGTACCATGATTATCAATCCTAAAATCACATTGAACAATGTTCTATATGTACTTGAATTTTCTGTTAATCTACTATCAATTTCCTCTTTTCTAAGAAACACACAAATCACAATCACATTTGGCCACAACTTCTTTGACATCCAGGACCCCAGTTCACTGAGGAAGATTGGGAAGGGTGACTTAAGCAATGGACTTTACATCCTGAAACCTGAGCCACCTTCCAAGATCACTGCACCAGTTTCGATTCCAATTACTGACATTGTTAAAGTCAATTTCTGTCAATTTGACCTTTGGCATTTTAGATTAGGCCATGCATCCAATACACCCTTTCACTACTAGAGGACACCGATTTCTTGGGTTGCAAGCCTGCTGCCTCTCTCATGGATGCAAATTTGAAGCTTCGCGCAGGTGAAGGGGAGACCTTGGCAAACCCATCTGCCTATCGCAGACTCATTGGCAGATTGATGTACCTAACAATCTCCCGACCGGACGTAGCTTTTGCTGTCACCAAACTAGCACAGTTCATGTCTGACCCTCGTGTCCCCCATCTTAATGTAGTTCACCAAATTCTTCGGTATCTTAAGTCGGCACCGGCACAAGGCATTTTATTTccagcaacaaacaagttcaacCTGTCTGTTTACGCTGACGCTGATTGGGGAAGCTGACTCGATACAAGGCGATCCACAATTGGTTAATGTGCCTTCCTTAGTGATTCATTAGTGTCTTGGAAGAGCAACAAACAAGCACTAGTCTCCAGTAGTTCCACGGAAGCTGAATACAGGGCTATCACGAATGCATCTTGTGAAATTGTGTGGCTGCTTGGATTGCTCAGGTTTTTCCACATCAATCTCGATTCAGCCATGCTTTTCTGTGACAATATTTCCGCGATTCACATGGTCACTAACCTTGTTCTACATGAGCGGTCTAAGCATATAGAAATGGATTGCCATTTCATTCATGAGAAGGTAGCATCTGGTACATTGAAGCTCATGCACGTCCCCAGCAAGCACCAAGTAGCAGATATTTTGACAAAGGCACCTCCTCCGCCTCAATTCAAGTTTTTGATGGCCAAGTTGGGCATACATGGCATCTATGCTCCACCTCGAGGGGAGATATCAGCATAGCTAGATTATTCACTATAGTTAGAGCAATTGTATTTAGTTAGAATTTAGTTACTGTTTTGTGCTTGTATATATACCACCAGCTAGAGTTTGAATCAATACAACTAATTCATTTTCTTTCCCCCAATTCTTCGATCTCTCTCACCTTCTAACAAGTATTCTTGCTGCTGAAACTCAAGATATTTCAAGGGTTGGGGACTCTTAAAGGGATCATATTGTTAGTTGGGAGGTTTGCTGTAAATCAAAGATGCTAAGGGGTTTCGGACTCGATAATTTGGTGTCCAAGAACTAATCATCAGCATCATTTGCCATATGGAATTGCATCAGTTTCTGCTCACTTGTTCAGATGTTTTGACTTGTGTAAAGATTCAACAATTTTGCAGTCCTGTAGTATATTTGGTAATAAAAGAATATAGGGATTTTAATAATtcctttatttctattattttcatTCAGAATAATGTAACTTTTGTTGCTTCTCCTGTGCTCAGCATGATCTAACACAGTAAGTTAGGAGAAGCGTAGTGACCCAACTGTTCAGCTATAATTCAGTTAATCATAATCAGAAAACTCCCTCTCCTTCTCcccctccctctccctctctattCGCCGTCTTCTTCCTTATTatgatctatttatttatttacagtgTTACTTTAGTCAACATTCAAAAAGATTGGCATGCTTATTACATAGTGTAAACAGCTAGGTTTGAGCGACATATTTTGTATCTATTATGGACCTCATCCTGTTTcatataattcttttttcttctctaaataaaaaattaaaaaaaatactcagAATAAATGCAATTTCAGTGGCAGAAGAACTTACCCAATGATAAAGATGAAGATTATCTTTACGAGCAGAACTGGTGAAACCAAGCCACTGCCAAGCGACCTGGAGATAGAAAAAAGAACTCAGATGTTAGATAATGACTTAAAACTGCTAGTCAGAGATGCCTTAAGATTAAACTTGACAGCAAATCACATTTGGAAATtggcccctctctctctccccagaAGATTCTCAAGCATTACTTTATAGAATCAGAAACATGAAAAAATACTAAATTCCTCAAAATATATGTGTTTGTTACTTTGTTACTGTCTCAAAACAATGATGCACATGAACACATGTAATCTGTTTGGGTGTTATGATACTAATAAGGAGACAAACACATTTGCCATTAAACACCAGTTTTGCCACTGATAAGGAGAAAGTTATTGGTGATGAAGGTAATAAGGGTAGAAagcagaattttaaaaattttgaacgtACAAAttcctaataaaaatatctttcatGACCAATATTTGGGTCCCAACTTTTTGGCaagacactatatatatatatatatatatatatatatatatatatatattttttttttttttttgtgtaccgTCGTGTGTCAGCATGTCCTCCAAAATTTGTGTCTCATTAAACAAACAATAAGCATGTGTCACCGTGTCCATGTCTCTGATGGACATGAACAGCAACCAAACACTGTCTCAAAAACTAAGAAGTGCAAATTAATCTGAACCATGGACAGCAGGGTTAGGTGGAGTTTGGATTGAAATTACCATGGAtaggtaaaaaataataaataataaagaaaaccaaACTGTTTAAGTATAGGTTCTGTTAGCACTTGAGAGGATATCAATTAATTTCCACAAAGAAATCACTAAAACATAACCCATCCAGAATCCACTTCAATGGATGCATTATTGTCATTGTCAATGAAAAACCATCCCATATTCAGTGATGAAACAACCCATCCCCATTGTCATTGTCACTGAAAATCCAAAGTCTGGCAGTGGTTTTTTCTAAAATCTCTCTCCAGGAGTCCAAGGACATCCAAATTGATTACAGGATTACTATATAGCTTTTAGTTTTCAAATGGAGTGGTGCATATTTGCAAATGGACATCCAATAATTATATTTGTTGATCAATTAACCACCCATTAAATAAACCTAAGCAAATCCATTATAACTATCATTATAACTGGAGTGGATTCAATtgtattcataatttcatatacCGATAAACTAGATGGATGATGGATTGACAGGTCTCAACCCATACGCTAAACTACAATAAAACTTTCAGCAAACTAAAAAGTATTGCAAAGAAATGTTTACTCTACTTCTAAAACTTGAACTGTGTTTGTATGAATTTGCAAGAGAAACTGGCGAAAGTGAGCAAGTTCTAAAACTTGAACGTTTTATTCAAAGATTAGAATTTGCAGCTTTAAGCCATTGACCCTAGTTCAAATCAAACTAACCAAGTATGTTTCTAAATATTTCAAGTAAGGTTACCATGCTGTATCATTGACTAGACTATTAGAGAATAAACAAGAAGGGCATGTCATAAAACAGATAGAAGAAAAGTTAAACCTTTTCGTCTGGTGGAGGCCTTCTTTTCAATTGAGAGGAATCAACAGCAGGCATAAGTGGTGCCAATCCACCCGTAAGCGCATAAACCTATATACAATTCAGTGACCCACATAAGAACCATTAAACAATAGTTAAGAAGAAAAAGTGTTAAATTGGTAAACCCTATGGTACAAAAGGTGGAAAGTGGAAACAGAAACAGAATGTGATAACCTCACGGGAAATTCCATCGGGTTTTCTCTGAGACTCTTTGGGAGGTCGAGACTTCTTCTCCTGAGGAGGGAACG
This window harbors:
- the LOC112775816 gene encoding SWR1-complex protein 4 gives rise to the protein MDAKDILGLPKNSFPPQEKKSRPPKESQRKPDGISREVYALTGGLAPLMPAVDSSQLKRRPPPDEKVAWQWLGFTSSARKDNLHLYHWVRVVNGVPPTGDYSFAKYNKSVDITRYTDEEYEKYLTDPRWTKEETDQLFDLCEQFDLRFIVIADRFPSSRTLEELKDRYYSVSRALLIARNPSSVDIAAHPLLKEPYNISRDVERKRAMSLVLSQTRQQEQRDEEVLAEAKRIAQSRIPAKVSQESEMAVAPNAGVEVTERTIPGETVSPPPSNAQHPLIPVPPPLSTENASTLASLRILRVYLRTYALEQMLQAASSTAGLRTIKRVEQTLQDLGVNLKPRVPTKAVCAEHLELRKEILTLLNLQKQLQYKEAEGLPFREGSFTETPGTPKDRTFVPDSSFGVERTGKRDQKRKAPGRLSEAPSSPAQSKRPRKLKASDF